A genomic window from Streptomyces sp. NBC_01429 includes:
- a CDS encoding DJ-1/PfpI family protein, with protein MHAQIVLFDGFDPLDVIAPYEVLYAGGTASGGLVSVELVSAEGPREVVSGTGGLALRATAALEPARGGLVLVPGASGRVGEPGEVPDHDAGAGEPQQDEFIPVLLGRTLTTELPALLKAAMDSPDVTVGAVCGGSLVLAMAGLLEGRHATTHHRGLDMLDATGAHAVRARVVDDGDLVTGAGVTSGLDLGLYLLEREAGPRIAHAVEELFAHERRGTVWRDEGPAPVAL; from the coding sequence ATGCACGCCCAGATCGTCCTGTTCGACGGTTTCGACCCGCTCGACGTCATCGCGCCGTACGAAGTGCTGTACGCGGGAGGTACCGCCTCCGGCGGCCTGGTGAGCGTGGAGCTCGTCTCCGCCGAAGGGCCGCGCGAGGTGGTCAGTGGCACCGGGGGTCTGGCGCTGCGCGCCACGGCCGCCCTCGAACCCGCACGAGGGGGCCTGGTCCTGGTACCCGGGGCCTCGGGACGCGTCGGAGAGCCCGGCGAGGTCCCCGACCACGACGCCGGTGCGGGGGAGCCGCAACAGGACGAATTCATCCCCGTGCTGCTGGGCCGCACTCTGACCACCGAGCTTCCCGCACTGCTGAAGGCGGCGATGGACAGCCCCGACGTGACCGTCGGCGCGGTGTGCGGCGGTTCGCTCGTCCTGGCCATGGCCGGCCTGCTGGAAGGCCGCCACGCCACCACCCACCACAGGGGACTGGACATGCTCGACGCCACCGGCGCCCACGCCGTGCGTGCCCGCGTCGTCGACGACGGGGACCTCGTCACCGGCGCCGGTGTCACCTCCGGGCTCGACCTGGGTCTGTACCTCCTGGAGCGCGAGGCCGGCCCACGGATCGCCCACGCCGTCGAGGAACTCTTCGCCCACGAGCGCCGCGGCACCGTCTGGCGCGACGAGGGCCCGGCACCCGTCGCCCTCTGA
- a CDS encoding dihydrofolate reductase family protein — MKLVLQEFLSLDGVAQGPGSPQEDTSDGFTRGGWLVPHLDDAFMRIVTGWIGGVDAFLFGRRTYDNFARDWPKMNDPDDPIASKLNGLPKYVASRSLTEAAWEPTTILSEDVPARVAELKRQPGGELQIHGSARLGASLLADGLIDEVRLMVAPVVVGSGRRLFPDNGVQAGLRLLSSETTPSGVVAQVYEPTGRPQYGTYEAGAHA, encoded by the coding sequence GTGAAGTTGGTTCTACAGGAGTTCCTGTCGCTGGACGGGGTGGCGCAGGGTCCCGGATCCCCGCAGGAGGACACCAGCGACGGGTTCACCCGGGGCGGCTGGCTGGTCCCGCACCTCGACGACGCGTTCATGCGGATCGTCACGGGCTGGATCGGTGGGGTGGACGCGTTCCTGTTCGGTCGCCGTACCTATGACAACTTCGCGCGGGACTGGCCGAAGATGAACGACCCGGACGACCCGATCGCCAGCAAGCTCAACGGTCTGCCGAAGTACGTGGCCTCACGCAGCCTGACCGAGGCCGCCTGGGAGCCGACCACGATCCTCTCCGAGGATGTACCGGCTCGGGTCGCGGAGTTGAAGCGGCAGCCCGGAGGGGAGCTGCAGATCCACGGCAGTGCCCGCCTCGGCGCGTCCCTGCTGGCCGACGGCCTGATCGACGAGGTGCGGCTGATGGTCGCGCCAGTGGTGGTGGGCAGTGGCCGGCGGCTCTTCCCGGACAACGGCGTTCAGGCCGGGCTGCGCCTGCTGAGCAGCGAGACGACACCGAGCGGAGTCGTGGCCCAGGTGTACGAGCCGACCGGGCGGCCTCAGTACGGGACGTACGAGGCCGGCGCACACGCCTGA
- a CDS encoding alpha/beta fold hydrolase, which yields MRYTTTPDGIRIAYQVQGEGPTLVLLAGQANNHHWWDGIRDDFHVAHSTVTLDYRGTGKSDKPDRPYSTEAFARDVIAVLDELGVDRADVYGTSMGGRVAQHLAARRPHRVRALVLGCTSPGGPHAVERDNNVRRSLAQPQPGAARQALLELMYTPAWLATHPGPYQTLGDPDMPAHARRRHLAASNQHDAWDLLPGISAPTLVVHGGDDLLNPAANAPLLANRIPGARLHSIPGARHAYFEEFRAVASPLVLDFLTTVPHGSPGP from the coding sequence ATGCGGTACACGACAACGCCTGACGGGATCCGCATCGCCTACCAGGTCCAGGGCGAGGGGCCAACGCTCGTTCTGCTGGCGGGCCAGGCGAACAATCACCACTGGTGGGACGGCATCCGTGACGACTTCCACGTCGCCCACAGCACGGTCACGCTCGACTACCGCGGTACGGGAAAGAGCGACAAGCCCGACAGGCCCTACAGCACCGAAGCCTTCGCGCGAGACGTGATCGCGGTGCTGGACGAACTCGGCGTCGACCGGGCCGACGTGTACGGCACCTCCATGGGCGGACGCGTGGCCCAGCACCTCGCGGCCCGCCGGCCGCACCGGGTGCGCGCCCTGGTGCTCGGCTGCACGTCGCCCGGCGGCCCGCACGCCGTCGAACGCGACAACAACGTGCGCCGATCGCTGGCACAGCCTCAACCGGGTGCGGCACGACAGGCCCTGCTCGAACTGATGTACACGCCGGCCTGGCTGGCGACCCACCCGGGCCCGTACCAGACACTCGGTGACCCGGACATGCCCGCCCACGCCCGGCGCCGCCACCTGGCTGCCAGTAACCAGCACGACGCGTGGGACCTGCTGCCCGGCATCAGCGCGCCCACCCTGGTCGTGCACGGCGGCGACGACCTGCTCAACCCCGCCGCCAACGCTCCCTTGCTCGCGAACCGCATTCCCGGTGCCCGGCTTCACTCGATCCCCGGGGCGCGGCACGCCTATTTCGAGGAGTTCCGCGCCGTCGCGAGCCCGCTCGTCCTGGACTTCCTCACCACGGTGCCGCACGGGTCACCTGGCCCGTGA
- a CDS encoding PadR family transcriptional regulator, with translation MALRHAVLAALLDGEYSGYQLAKAFDVGVANFWHALPQQLYAELTKLEKEGLVAGRQVVQETRPNKRLFQVTDAGRAELEKFAAAVSKPSFIRDDLLVKVQAADRIGTAPVIEQLEERAAAAEAKIELLGKLLIRLRGDRDEEEFLRRGERIGPYLTCLRGLAFEQEHRDWCLRIGAVLTERQSTRAER, from the coding sequence ATGGCCTTGCGACATGCCGTGCTGGCGGCGCTCCTGGACGGCGAGTACAGCGGATACCAGCTGGCGAAGGCGTTCGACGTCGGCGTCGCGAACTTCTGGCACGCCCTGCCCCAGCAGCTGTACGCCGAGCTGACCAAGCTGGAGAAAGAAGGACTGGTCGCGGGTCGGCAGGTGGTCCAGGAGACCCGGCCCAACAAACGTCTGTTCCAGGTCACCGACGCCGGTCGCGCCGAGCTGGAGAAGTTCGCCGCCGCCGTATCGAAGCCCTCGTTCATCCGCGACGATCTGCTGGTCAAAGTCCAGGCCGCCGACCGCATCGGCACCGCACCGGTGATCGAACAGCTCGAAGAGCGAGCGGCCGCGGCCGAAGCCAAGATCGAGCTTCTCGGCAAGCTTCTGATACGGCTGCGCGGCGACAGGGACGAGGAGGAGTTCCTGCGCCGGGGCGAGCGGATCGGGCCGTACCTGACCTGTCTGCGCGGCCTGGCCTTCGAGCAGGAGCACCGGGACTGGTGCCTGCGCATCGGGGCCGTTCTCACGGAAAGACAGTCGACTCGTGCCGAGCGGTGA
- a CDS encoding nuclear transport factor 2 family protein has product METAERFRAAVEKGELAALEDLFTEDIRLYSPVKFTPFEGRPMVLGLFGVLLRTFEDFRYIGHFEGTAETSADGEDASSAILLFRATVQGKEIHGMDLLQFDETGRVKEFTVMVRPLSAVQALGQAVLAGLVADGLAPEPADR; this is encoded by the coding sequence ATGGAGACCGCCGAGCGCTTCCGTGCCGCAGTGGAGAAGGGCGAACTCGCCGCACTGGAGGACCTGTTCACCGAGGACATCCGCCTCTACAGCCCGGTGAAGTTCACCCCCTTCGAGGGCAGGCCCATGGTGCTGGGACTCTTCGGTGTCCTGCTGCGCACCTTCGAGGACTTCCGCTACATCGGACACTTCGAGGGCACGGCCGAGACCAGTGCCGACGGCGAAGACGCTTCGTCGGCGATCCTGCTCTTCCGGGCCACCGTGCAGGGGAAGGAGATCCACGGCATGGACCTGCTCCAGTTCGACGAGACGGGCAGGGTCAAGGAGTTCACCGTGATGGTTCGCCCCCTGTCCGCCGTTCAGGCCCTGGGGCAAGCCGTACTCGCGGGACTGGTCGCCGACGGCCTCGCCCCCGAGCCCGCCGACCGGTAG
- a CDS encoding toxin Doc yields the protein MPPQIHVDVRWLLQQHETALPEQPLVTDFSALVAAVARHRVDPPRLGIDSDASWRAAALLHTLLTLRPLPALNVRYACAITLAYMHASGEGIDAPYGELVELCKDLLAVEEDVFGAADKIRSWRV from the coding sequence ATGCCGCCTCAGATTCATGTCGATGTGCGCTGGCTGCTCCAGCAGCACGAGACAGCGCTACCCGAGCAGCCCCTCGTCACCGATTTCTCCGCGCTGGTGGCCGCAGTCGCCCGCCACCGCGTCGACCCGCCCCGGCTGGGCATCGACTCGGACGCTTCCTGGCGTGCCGCCGCCCTGCTGCACACCCTGCTGACGCTGCGGCCTCTGCCCGCCCTGAACGTCCGCTACGCGTGTGCGATCACTCTCGCGTACATGCACGCCAGCGGTGAGGGGATCGACGCCCCCTACGGCGAACTCGTTGAACTCTGCAAAGACCTGCTCGCCGTCGAAGAGGATGTTTTCGGCGCCGCCGACAAGATCCGCTCCTGGCGCGTCTGA
- a CDS encoding TetR/AcrR family transcriptional regulator yields the protein MAGAGKEPRQAAATRRRGAALEEAILRAAAEVLKESGVPGLTMDEVARRAGTNKNALYRRWPNRVALGVAAYRRLAAAETVLPDTGSLRGDTLEMLRRANSTWSSPYGEILRGLIAAASGTPELLARLRDPAADGTHEAAWLTLLGRAVARGEAAPEALHPRVAYAPMALLRNEYVTLGVPAVPEAVLTEIVDEVFLPLVRGRSPHGSGPHRSASGLHGPLPP from the coding sequence GTGGCAGGAGCCGGGAAGGAACCGCGACAGGCCGCGGCGACGCGGCGGCGCGGGGCCGCTCTGGAGGAGGCCATCCTGCGAGCGGCTGCCGAGGTGCTGAAGGAGTCCGGTGTCCCCGGCCTGACGATGGACGAGGTGGCCCGGCGGGCCGGGACGAACAAGAACGCGCTTTACCGCCGCTGGCCGAATCGCGTCGCCCTCGGCGTAGCGGCGTACCGTCGACTTGCCGCGGCGGAGACCGTCCTGCCGGACACCGGCTCGCTGCGCGGCGACACCCTGGAGATGCTGCGGCGCGCGAACAGTACCTGGTCATCGCCGTACGGGGAGATCCTGCGCGGCCTGATCGCGGCGGCCAGCGGCACTCCGGAGCTCCTGGCCAGGCTGCGCGACCCGGCGGCGGACGGTACGCACGAGGCGGCATGGCTGACCCTGCTCGGCCGGGCGGTGGCCCGCGGCGAGGCGGCGCCCGAGGCGCTGCACCCCCGAGTCGCGTACGCGCCCATGGCGCTGCTGCGCAACGAGTACGTGACGCTCGGCGTCCCGGCTGTGCCGGAAGCCGTCCTCACCGAGATCGTCGACGAGGTCTTCCTGCCGCTGGTCCGTGGACGGAGCCCGCACGGGAGCGGCCCGCACCGGAGCGCATCGGGCCTCCACGGCCCGCTCCCGCCGTGA